The genomic interval AAAAGAAGCACCGAAAACTAATTTATGTGAAACTTTAGCAAGATCACTAATTGTTGCTAAATTATATTTTTGAGCAGTTTCTTTTGTTACTGCCATTACATAAGTATTATTAAAACTCATTTGTGGTAATACTGTTATGTTATATTCTGATTTTAATTCTTTTTTTACAATGTTATAAACCTTTTCAACATCACTAATTGGTTTATGTTTTAAAATATCAACAAATGCAGAACCACTATATTCCATATACATATCAATTTCTTTTTCATTTAAAGCTGAGAAACAAACTTGAGTACCACCAAGATGAGTTTTACGTGTAACAGTAATATCTGTATTTTCTTCAATCATGTCAGCAGCTAAATTACTAAGAATAATTTGTTCAGTATAATCCTTTGAACCAATAGTTATATTCCTGTCTCCAACTTTTTCCTTTGATAAACCTGTGTAGACAAAAGAAAATACAACTAATAAAAGTGAGAATAATAAAATGATTTTTGCAAACATTCTATTTTTACGTTTTTTGTAAACATTAGATTTTTGTAAACTAATAGGAGTAACTAATTTTTCCACAAGAGCAGCTAGGGCATCAATAGTTAAAGCTAGCAAACATGCAGGTATAGCTCCAGATAAAATTTGCAAATTGTTAACAGTTCTGATTCCAGAGAAAACTAAATATCCAAGTCCACCAGCACCAATAAAAGCAGCAATTGTCATAAGACCAACTGCAGTTACAGCTGAAATTCTAACTCCACCCATTATAACTGGAAGAGCTAGAGGAATTTGAATTTTTGTTAAAATTTGAAATTTAGTAAGTCCTATTCCCTTTGCAGCTTCAATAGTTTGAGGGTTTATATTGTCAATTCCAATATAGGTATTTTTTATAATTGGAAGCAGAGAATATAGAATAACTGCTACAATTGCAGGTAAACTACCAATTCCAAGAAAAGGAATCATAAAACCAAGTAGGGCCATACTAGGAATTGCTTGCATAACATTAGAAGCTCCAAGTACAGGTTTACTTAATCTTTTTACATAGGTTACAAGAATTCCAAGGGGAACTCCAATTAAAACAGCAAGTCCAACAGAAACTAAAGTAAGCTTTAAATGCTCAACTAATAGTGATAAAATTTGTAAGTGATTTTCCATCATATATGTAATTAAATTCATATTATTCGACCTCCATATCTAAATATTGTTGACTTAATGTGGTAACTAAACTACTTTTTGTAAGAAGCCCTTTTAAAATTGAGTTTTCATCAACAACTGGAATAGTTGATATACGATTATCATTGACAATTTTTAAAGTATTAATGATATTCTCTTCAGGGGATAATGTAATATAATCAGTTTCCATTAATGCTGGAATTTCAGAAATACGTTTTGATTTATTTTCCTCTTTTCTAAGTTGACTAGCTTTAACAATTCCTTTTAATTTCCTAGTTGGTAAATCTATAATAAGAATCCTATCAATTTTACGAGATCTCATTGTTTCAAGACAACTAATAATTCTAGAATCAATAGAAGCTACAACTGGATGATCAATCATTATATCTTTTACTTTGATAAATTCAGGTGAAGCCCAAATTCTATTTTTTCCTACAAAATTTTCAACATATTCATCTGCTGGATTTTTTAAGATATTTTCAGGGGTATCATATTGCAAAATTTTACCATTCTTCATAATGCAAATTCTATCTGAAATTTTAATAGCTTCGTCCATATCATGAGTAACAAAAACAATTGTTTTTGTTAATTTAGATTGTAGTTCTATTAATTCATCTTGTAAATCTGATCTTGTAAGAGGATCTAAGGCAGAAAAAGGCTCATCCATTAAAATAATTTCAGGGTCTGTAGCAAAGGCTCTAGCAACTCCTATTCTTTGTTGTTGACCACCACTTAATTCAGTTGGATATCTGTCCAAAAATTTTCCTGGTTCAAGTCCAATCATAGACATTAAATTAAGGGTATTGGCATTTAAAATCTCAGGATCTGTCTTTTCAATTTTAGAAATAAGCTCAATATTTTGTCTAACAGTCATATGAGGGAAAAGTCCAGTTTGTTGTATTACGTAACCAATATTTCTACGTAATTTTATCACATTTTGTTTTCTTATATTATTGTCTTTTATAAGAATTGTTCCACTTGTAGGCTCAATAAGTCTATTAACCATTTTTAGAAGAGTTGTTTTACCGCAACCACTTTCACCGATTATGGTAACTAGCTCTCCTTCCTCTATTTTAAGATTAAGATCTTTAAGAACAGCAACATTTTTAAAACGTTTTGATATATTTTTAAATTCAATCATAATAGTCCTCCTTGTGAATAAAAAGTTAAATATATGCATAGCATATCTTATATTATACCATTATTTATTAAAAAAATCAACTTGGACACTTTATTTTGCAAGGGAATAGAGGGGATTAAGAGAAAAATAAATGTAAATTTTATATGCGAAAATAGAGAATAAAATGTTGACAAAAATGGTTAAATTTGTTATTATTTTATGTGGTTAGCACTCCTTGATGACGAGTGCTAATAGGAGGATGAAAAATGCTTAATGATAGAGAGAAATTAGTATTAAATGCTATTATAGATTTTTATTTGAGATTTGGAGAAACAATAGGATCTAGGACTTTGGTAAAAAAATATAATATAGGATTGTCTTCTGCTACAATTAGAAATGTTATGTCTGATTTGGAGGATAGTAAGTTTATAGTTAAGACGCATTCTTCTTCTGGAAGAATACCTACAGATTTAGGTTATAAATATTATTTAAATGAACTTTTAAAAATAGAAAAATTGTCAAGAGAAGAGAAAGTTAAAATAAATAATGAATATGAAAGAAAAGTAAATGCTATAGATGTAATATTACAACAAACATCAGCTCTTCTTTCTCAATTAACTAACTGTGCTTCTGTTGTTATAGAACCAGTTCATAGAAAAGAAAATATAACTAAAATAGAACTTGTACATATTGATGATTTCTTAGTATTAGCAATAACAGTTACAGAAGATAGGAATGTAAGTACAAAGAAAATTCAATTGGATCATCCTATTTCAAAAGAAAAATTAGAGATTATGTCTAAAAAATTAAATGATCAAATAAAGAGAAGGGTAATTAAAAGCTACGAAGTGGAAGATGTAATAATTAAAAATTTTGAAGGATATGATAGTCTGAAAGATAAAGTGTATAAGGACATTGAAGGGAAATTATATTTAAATAATTCTTCAATTATATTCAAAGATAAAAATGTAAATGAAGTTATGGATGTTTTGGAAATGTTTAATGAAGAAAAAGATGTTAAACATTTTTTTGAAAAGGTTTTATCAACAAGGAAAAATAATGAAGGGAAAGTTAGTGTTATACTTGGAGATGAGTTGCCAATAAAAGGGTTAGAAGATTTTAGCTTTGTGTATTCAACCTATAAAAAAAATGGATCTGAAGGGATTATAGGAGTTTTAGGTCCTAAAAGGATGCCTTATTCAAAGACTATGGGAATTATAGAATACATAAGTAACGAAGTTGAAAAAGTAATTAATAATGAAAAAAAATCATTAGATTTACATAAGAAAAAGGAGCTGGATAATGTCAAAAAATAAAAAGCAAGAAGAATTAAAAGAAGAGATAATAACTGAAAAACCACAAAAGGAAAATAACAAAAAAGAAACTAAAGAAAAAGAAACTAAAGAAAAAAAATCTGAGGATAAAGCTAAAGATGTTGAATCCTCTGAAGAAATAATAGAAAAATTAAAATTAGAAGTAGAGGATTGGAAAAATTCTTATATGAGAAAGCAAGCTGATTTTCAAAACTTTACCAAAAGAAAAGAAAAAGAAATGGAAGAATTAAGAAAGTTTGCATCTGAAAAAATAATAGTTAAGCTTTTAGATGGAATAGATAATTTATCTAGGGCAGTGGAAACTTCAAAACAAACTTCTGACTTTGAAAGTCTTTCTAAAGGTGTTGAAATGACATTAAATCAGTTTAAACAAATTTTAAAAACAGAAGGTGTTGAAGCAATAGAAACAGATAATAAAGAATTTGATCCACAAAAACATATGGCAGTAATGGTTGAAGAAAGTGAAGAAGTTAAAAATAATCATATTATAATGGAGCTTCAAAAGGGATATTCATTAAAAGGAAAAGTAGTAAGACCATCAATGGTTAAAGTTTGTAAGAAATAAAATATTAAAATAGTAATATTCTTCAAGAATATAAAACAAGGAGGAAACAAATGTCAAAAATAATTGGAATTGATTTAGGAACAACAAACTCTTGTGTATCAATAATGGAGGGTGGTTCTGCAAGTATAATAACAAATGCAGAAGGAGTAAGAACAACACCATCAGTGGTAAATATAAAAGATAATGGAGAAATAGTAGTAGGGGAAATAGCAAAAAGACAAGCTATAACAAATACAAATTCAACAATTGCTTCTATAAAAACTCACATGGGTGAAGATTATAAAGTAAATATAAATTCAAAAGATTACACTCCTCAAGAAATATCAGCAATGATTTTAAGAAAATTAAAGAAAGATGCAGAAGCTTACTTAGGAGAAGACGTAAAAGAAGCAGTAATAACTGTACCAGCTTATTTTACAGATTCTCAAAGACAAGCAACTAAAGATGCTGGTTCAATTGCAGGATTAGAAGTTAAAAGAATTATAAATGAACCAACAGCTGCAGCACTTGCTTATGGATTAGATAAAAAAGGTGAAGAAAAAGTTTTAGTATTTGACTTAGGTGGAGGAACATTTGACGTATCAGTTCTTGAAATTTCAGATGGTGTTATAGAAGTTTTATCTACTGGAGGAAACAATCATTTAGGTGGAGACAATTTTGATGAAAGAGTAATCAATTGGTTAGCAGAAGAATTTAAAAAAGAACAAGGAATTGATTTATTAAATGATAAAATGGCTTATCAAAGACTTAAAGATGCTGCTGAAAAAGCTAAAAAAGAGTTATCTTCAATGATGGAAGCTCAAATATCTTTACCATTTATAACAATGGATGCAACAGGACCTAAACATTTAGAAATGAAATTAACAAGAGCAAAATTTAATGATTTAACAAAAGATTTAGTAGAGGCTACTCAAGGTCCAACAAGAGCAGCATTATCAGATGCAGGACTTTCTCCTTCTGAAGTAAATGAAGTTCTATTAGTTGGAGGATCAACAAGAATGATAGCTGTTCAAGAATGGGTAGAATCTTACTTTGGAAAAAAACCTAACAAAGGAATTAATCCAGATGAAGTTGTAGCAGCAGGTGCAGCTATTCAAGGTGGAGTATTAATGGGAGATGTTAAGGATGTATTACTTCTTGACGTTACACCTTTATCACTAGGAATTGAAACTTTAGGTGGAGTTTGTACAAAAATTATTGAAAAAAATACAACTATTCCAGTTAAAAAATCTCAAGTATTCTCTACAGCAGCAGATAATCAACCAGCAGTTACAATTAACGTTTTACAAGGTGAGAGAGCAAAAGCTGTGGATAATCATAAATTAGGAGAATTCAATTTAGAAGGAATTCCTACAGCACCAAGAGGAGTACCTCAAATAGAAGTAACATTTGATATTGATGCAAATGGTATAGTGCATGTATCAGCTAAAGACTTAGGAACTGGAAAAGAAAATACTATAACAATTTCTGGTTCAACAAATTTATCAAGTGAAGAAATTGATAGAATGAAAAAAGAAGCAGAATCTAATGAAGATGAAGATAAAAAATTCATGGAATTAATTGAAGTAAGAAATAAAGCAGATATGTTAATAGCATCTACTGAAAAAACACTAAAAGAACATCCTGATAAAGTAACAGAAGAAGAAAAAAAATCAATAGAAGAAGCAATAGAAGAACTTAAAAAATCAAAGGATTCAGAAGATAAAAAAATAATTGAAGAAACTATGGAAAAATTAGCAAAGGTATCTCAAAAATTAGCTGAAGAAATATATAAAGATGCTCAAGCAAAACAATCAGGTGCATCAGAAGATCAACCTGGTCAACAACAAGAAGCTAAAAAAGCAGATGATGATGTTGAGGATGCTGAAGTAGTAGACTAATTAATATCTAATAATTATTTATTGGGAATAGAGTCTAACTCTATTCCCAATTTATTCTATATATTTTTAATGAAAATATTAATAAAAAAGAATATATTTTATATATAATTTTTTTAGAGATATATTCTTTTAAGTTTAGAAATTACTCAATATAGTAATAATTTTAAGGTTTTAAAAGAGGGATTTATAGTTTCTAACAAAGAAAATATTTAAAGGAAATAGCCTAGACTTAAAAAAAGATATTTTTATGAATAATCCTTTAATTTTGAGAAAATAAATTCTTCAAAAGAATCAATAAAAAATCTAATGTAATAATAGTGGTCTAAAATTTAATGGAGGAAATAAAATGGAAAAAAAAGATTATTATGATCTTTTGGGAATTGAAAAAACAGCTTCTGATTCAGAAATAAAGAAAGCTTATAGAAAACTTGCAATGAAATATCACCCTGATAAATTTAGTAATGCAAGTGAAAAAGAAAAAAAGGAAGCTGAAAATAAATTTAAAGAGATAAATGAAGCGTATCAAGTTTTATCTGATTCAGATAAAAAAAGTAAATATGATAGATTTGGTCATGCAGCCTTTGAAAATGGTGGAGGGAATCCAGGTGGATTTGGCGGTGGATTCGGAAGTGGATTCAGTGGAGAAGATATTTTTTCTTCATTTTTTGGCGGTGGATTTGGTGGTTCTCAAGGACAAAGAGGTCCTGAGCCAGGTAATGATTTAAGAGTAGACGTTATAATAACTTTAGAAGAAGTTGCTAAGGGTGGAGAAAAAGAAATAAAATACACAAGAATGGGAAAATGTTCTAAATGTCATGGAAGTGGAGCAGAACCAGGTAGCAAAATGAATAAATGTCCAAAGTGTCATGGATCAGGTAGAATAGAAAAAATTCAAAGAACAATGTTAGGAAACTTTAAAAGTGTTGTGGAATGTGATGAATGTAATGGTAAGGGAAAAATTCCAGAAACAAAATGTTCAAAATGTAGGGGTACTGGAGTAGAGAGAGAACAAGTTAAAAAGAAAATAAAAATTCCTATAGGAATTCATGATGGGCAAAGATTGAGAATGTCAGGAATGGGAGATGCAAGTTCTGAAGGTGGAGAAAATGGAGATTTGTACATTTTTTTCCATGTAAAAGAGCATAATTTTTTCGTGAGAGATGAAGAGGATATAATTTGTGAGGTTCCAATTACATTTATTAAAGCAACTTTAGGTGGAGAAGTAGTTATACCTACATTAACAGGAAAGAAAACAATAAAAATAGCTAAGGGTACTCAAAATGGAAAGGTATTAAGGTTAAGAGGAGAAGGTATTCATAACCCTAGAGCCTATGCTCCAGGTGATCTTTTAGTAAAAATACTTATTGAAATCCCAACTAACTTAAATGTAGAACAAGAAAAATTACTTAAAGAGTTTGATAATAGTTTAAAAGATAAGAATTATAAGATGAATAAAGGGTTCTTAAATAAATTGAAAGATTTATTTAAGTAATAAAGAATAATTGAAAAAAGGATATCTCTATGATATACTAAAGGCGTAAAACTAAAATTAGGAGGGACTATTAATGAATCAAATTTTTGCAAAATACGGAACTGTTATAATGATTGTAGTATGGATAGCGATTATATATTTCTTTATGGTTATGCCAAATAAGAAAAAACAAAAGAAACAAAAAGCAATGATGGAATCTTTAAAAGATGGAGATGAAATTGTAACAATAGGTGGAGTAAAGGGAACTATTGCTAGAGTGGAAGAATCTTTTGTTGTTATAAAAATAGACAAAGGTACACATATGACTATTAGAAAGTCAGCTGTTGCAGTTGTGCTAGACTAATTGATTATAATATAAAACGACAATTAGTAATAATTGTCGTTTTTTTTTACAAATCATTATGTAATAAAGGATAAGATAAAATATGAAAAAAAAATATTTAAGTTTTATAATATTTTTTATATTTTTTAGTTTTAGTTTTTCAAGTACAATAAAAAATATAAGATTTAATAAATACCCATCTCAAATTGTTTTTGATATGGATGAGCAATCCCCTAAATACAATAGTGACTATGATGAGTATAATAGATTATTATTTTTAGAAATAAAAAATAATGGGAATAGCAAATTTAATTTGAACAATCCATTATCTAAGTATATAGAAAATATTAAACAAGTAAATTATAATAATTCCACAGGATTTTTTGTTAATTTAAAAAAGAACATATTTTACAAAGTTAGTATGAGAAAAAATCCATATAGGGTGGTAGTTGATTTATCTAAAAGTCGTCATAATAAGCAGTATACTATTGTTATAGATCCAGGACATGGGGGAAAAGATCCTGGAGCAATGGGTAATGGATTAAAAGAAAAGGATTTGGTTCTTTCAATTGGGAAATATTTAAAAAAAGAACTAGATAAAGATTTTAATGTTGTTATGACAAGGGATACAGACGAGTTTATAACTTTGCAAAATAGAAGTAAGGTAGCAAATGGATTAGAGGCAAATCTTTTTATAAGTTTACATATAAATTCCTCTGAATCAACTAAAATGAACGGGATGGAAATATTTTATTTTTCAAAAAAATCATCTTCCTATGCTAGGAAAATAGCAAAATTTGAAAATAGTTTTGCAGAGAAATATGGAGAGGATACAAAGAAAATAGTTCAGATAGTAACTGATATTTCTTATGACAACAATCAAGCAGAGTCTATGAAGTTGGCAGAAAAATTAAATGATGATTTATCAAAAAAAATGAAAATGAAAAACAGAAAAATTCATGGGGCAAATTTTGCAGTGCTTAGAGGAATAAATTGTCCGGGAATACTTATAGAAACAGGATTTATTAGAAATAAGTCTGATAGTAGAAAGTTGAAAAATAAAACAAATCAAAAATTTATAGCTAAAGAAATATCAAAATATGTTAGGGAATATTTTTATTAGGAGAAAATAATGAAAGAAGAAATGAAAGAAGAAATAACAAAAAAAAATAGAGAAATAAAATGGAGAAGTCTAAATAATTATTTTGGATTTATACTTTTGATTACCTTAATTACAGGCTATTTTTATTTTAATAGAGATTATACTCCTAAAAAAATACTTATAAAGAATATTTCTATTAAGGAAAATAAAGAAAGTAAACTTTATATTTATTATCCTGAAAAAGGTGAGTTATTAAATGAGGAGATTACTGTTAACGAAAAATTTGGGACAGATTTCATTGTGAGAGATACTATAAAAAATGTTGTTTTAAAACTTGAAAAGTTAAACAAGATACCTCAATTAGAATTTGGGAACAAAGTAGATTATTTTATTTTAAAAGATCAAATATACATAGATGTTCCTGAGGTAATGTTTGGAAAAGTTAATTCTCCAAGGGATGAGCTGTTACTTATATATTCCTTTATAAATTCATTGACTAATATAAAGGGAATAAACAGTGTAAGATTTTTAATAGATAATGTTGATGTTGAAAAAATAAAATATTCAAATTTAATTAAAAATTATACTTATAAGAGGAATATTTAGTGTATAATAAGGGTGTATGAAAGCACCCTTATTTATTTAAGGAGAACTAAATGGATATAAAAGAAATTAGAGAAAAAGTTAAAAATAAACTATCATTAAAAAGATATAATCATACACTTGGAGTGGAAAAAATTGCAGTTATTTTAGCAAAAAAAAATAACTATGATGAAAAAAAAGCAAGAATAGCAGCTCTTTTACATGATTATATGAAAGAAGAGAAGATAGATAAATTAAAAGAAATTTGTAAAGATGTAAAAGAAGTAAAAGGATATGAAAAATTAATAGAAATACTACATGGATTTGCAGCAGGAATAATTCTTTCTAAAGAATTTCAAATAGAAGATATTGAAATAGAAGAGGCAATTAAATATCATACAATAGGAAAAGAAAACATGTCAATTTTAGATAAAATAATTTATATTTCAGATGCAATAGAAGAGGGAAGAGAGTATCCAGGAGTAGATATTATTAGAAAAAAAACTTATGAAAATATAGATGAGGGGATAATTGAAGAAGTTAAAAGAAAAATAAATTATCTAAGTGCAAAAAATGGAATTATTCACGAAAACACTTTAAAGATGTTAAAGGTTTTAGAAAAAAGGAGATAATTATGGATGTAGAGA from Fusobacterium sp. IOR10 carries:
- the hrcA gene encoding heat-inducible transcriptional repressor HrcA, translated to MLNDREKLVLNAIIDFYLRFGETIGSRTLVKKYNIGLSSATIRNVMSDLEDSKFIVKTHSSSGRIPTDLGYKYYLNELLKIEKLSREEKVKINNEYERKVNAIDVILQQTSALLSQLTNCASVVIEPVHRKENITKIELVHIDDFLVLAITVTEDRNVSTKKIQLDHPISKEKLEIMSKKLNDQIKRRVIKSYEVEDVIIKNFEGYDSLKDKVYKDIEGKLYLNNSSIIFKDKNVNEVMDVLEMFNEEKDVKHFFEKVLSTRKNNEGKVSVILGDELPIKGLEDFSFVYSTYKKNGSEGIIGVLGPKRMPYSKTMGIIEYISNEVEKVINNEKKSLDLHKKKELDNVKK
- a CDS encoding N-acetylmuramoyl-L-alanine amidase yields the protein MKKKYLSFIIFFIFFSFSFSSTIKNIRFNKYPSQIVFDMDEQSPKYNSDYDEYNRLLFLEIKNNGNSKFNLNNPLSKYIENIKQVNYNNSTGFFVNLKKNIFYKVSMRKNPYRVVVDLSKSRHNKQYTIVIDPGHGGKDPGAMGNGLKEKDLVLSIGKYLKKELDKDFNVVMTRDTDEFITLQNRSKVANGLEANLFISLHINSSESTKMNGMEIFYFSKKSSSYARKIAKFENSFAEKYGEDTKKIVQIVTDISYDNNQAESMKLAEKLNDDLSKKMKMKNRKIHGANFAVLRGINCPGILIETGFIRNKSDSRKLKNKTNQKFIAKEISKYVREYFY
- the yqeK gene encoding bis(5'-nucleosyl)-tetraphosphatase (symmetrical) YqeK encodes the protein MDIKEIREKVKNKLSLKRYNHTLGVEKIAVILAKKNNYDEKKARIAALLHDYMKEEKIDKLKEICKDVKEVKGYEKLIEILHGFAAGIILSKEFQIEDIEIEEAIKYHTIGKENMSILDKIIYISDAIEEGREYPGVDIIRKKTYENIDEGIIEEVKRKINYLSAKNGIIHENTLKMLKVLEKRR
- a CDS encoding GerMN domain-containing protein — protein: MKEEMKEEITKKNREIKWRSLNNYFGFILLITLITGYFYFNRDYTPKKILIKNISIKENKESKLYIYYPEKGELLNEEITVNEKFGTDFIVRDTIKNVVLKLEKLNKIPQLEFGNKVDYFILKDQIYIDVPEVMFGKVNSPRDELLLIYSFINSLTNIKGINSVRFLIDNVDVEKIKYSNLIKNYTYKRNI
- a CDS encoding glycine betaine ABC transporter substrate-binding protein translates to MNLITYMMENHLQILSLLVEHLKLTLVSVGLAVLIGVPLGILVTYVKRLSKPVLGASNVMQAIPSMALLGFMIPFLGIGSLPAIVAVILYSLLPIIKNTYIGIDNINPQTIEAAKGIGLTKFQILTKIQIPLALPVIMGGVRISAVTAVGLMTIAAFIGAGGLGYLVFSGIRTVNNLQILSGAIPACLLALTIDALAALVEKLVTPISLQKSNVYKKRKNRMFAKIILLFSLLLVVFSFVYTGLSKEKVGDRNITIGSKDYTEQIILSNLAADMIEENTDITVTRKTHLGGTQVCFSALNEKEIDMYMEYSGSAFVDILKHKPISDVEKVYNIVKKELKSEYNITVLPQMSFNNTYVMAVTKETAQKYNLATISDLAKVSHKLVFGASFEFLNREDGLPGLMEKYNFNVKDTKALDDSAKYIALGNKNTDVADAFATDGLLKKYDLISLKDDKHFFPPYYAMPILRDDVYEQYPEIKGALTNLSKALTDEVMTSLNYQVDELHEKPEDVAKKFLIENNYFKD
- the yajC gene encoding preprotein translocase subunit YajC, producing the protein MNQIFAKYGTVIMIVVWIAIIYFFMVMPNKKKQKKQKAMMESLKDGDEIVTIGGVKGTIARVEESFVVIKIDKGTHMTIRKSAVAVVLD
- the grpE gene encoding nucleotide exchange factor GrpE; this encodes MSKNKKQEELKEEIITEKPQKENNKKETKEKETKEKKSEDKAKDVESSEEIIEKLKLEVEDWKNSYMRKQADFQNFTKRKEKEMEELRKFASEKIIVKLLDGIDNLSRAVETSKQTSDFESLSKGVEMTLNQFKQILKTEGVEAIETDNKEFDPQKHMAVMVEESEEVKNNHIIMELQKGYSLKGKVVRPSMVKVCKK
- the dnaK gene encoding molecular chaperone DnaK, whose translation is MSKIIGIDLGTTNSCVSIMEGGSASIITNAEGVRTTPSVVNIKDNGEIVVGEIAKRQAITNTNSTIASIKTHMGEDYKVNINSKDYTPQEISAMILRKLKKDAEAYLGEDVKEAVITVPAYFTDSQRQATKDAGSIAGLEVKRIINEPTAAALAYGLDKKGEEKVLVFDLGGGTFDVSVLEISDGVIEVLSTGGNNHLGGDNFDERVINWLAEEFKKEQGIDLLNDKMAYQRLKDAAEKAKKELSSMMEAQISLPFITMDATGPKHLEMKLTRAKFNDLTKDLVEATQGPTRAALSDAGLSPSEVNEVLLVGGSTRMIAVQEWVESYFGKKPNKGINPDEVVAAGAAIQGGVLMGDVKDVLLLDVTPLSLGIETLGGVCTKIIEKNTTIPVKKSQVFSTAADNQPAVTINVLQGERAKAVDNHKLGEFNLEGIPTAPRGVPQIEVTFDIDANGIVHVSAKDLGTGKENTITISGSTNLSSEEIDRMKKEAESNEDEDKKFMELIEVRNKADMLIASTEKTLKEHPDKVTEEEKKSIEEAIEELKKSKDSEDKKIIEETMEKLAKVSQKLAEEIYKDAQAKQSGASEDQPGQQQEAKKADDDVEDAEVVD
- the dnaJ gene encoding molecular chaperone DnaJ; the protein is MEKKDYYDLLGIEKTASDSEIKKAYRKLAMKYHPDKFSNASEKEKKEAENKFKEINEAYQVLSDSDKKSKYDRFGHAAFENGGGNPGGFGGGFGSGFSGEDIFSSFFGGGFGGSQGQRGPEPGNDLRVDVIITLEEVAKGGEKEIKYTRMGKCSKCHGSGAEPGSKMNKCPKCHGSGRIEKIQRTMLGNFKSVVECDECNGKGKIPETKCSKCRGTGVEREQVKKKIKIPIGIHDGQRLRMSGMGDASSEGGENGDLYIFFHVKEHNFFVRDEEDIICEVPITFIKATLGGEVVIPTLTGKKTIKIAKGTQNGKVLRLRGEGIHNPRAYAPGDLLVKILIEIPTNLNVEQEKLLKEFDNSLKDKNYKMNKGFLNKLKDLFK
- a CDS encoding ABC transporter ATP-binding protein, whose translation is MIEFKNISKRFKNVAVLKDLNLKIEEGELVTIIGESGCGKTTLLKMVNRLIEPTSGTILIKDNNIRKQNVIKLRRNIGYVIQQTGLFPHMTVRQNIELISKIEKTDPEILNANTLNLMSMIGLEPGKFLDRYPTELSGGQQQRIGVARAFATDPEIILMDEPFSALDPLTRSDLQDELIELQSKLTKTIVFVTHDMDEAIKISDRICIMKNGKILQYDTPENILKNPADEYVENFVGKNRIWASPEFIKVKDIMIDHPVVASIDSRIISCLETMRSRKIDRILIIDLPTRKLKGIVKASQLRKEENKSKRISEIPALMETDYITLSPEENIINTLKIVNDNRISTIPVVDENSILKGLLTKSSLVTTLSQQYLDMEVE